The Streptomyces achromogenes DNA segment GTCGCGCAGTGCCTTGACCACGATGGACGGGGTGATCGGCTCGCCCTCGCCATTGCGGACGGTGGCGGGCATCGCCCATGCCGGGGCGGCCTGCTGCTTGCTGCCGACGGCCCACAGGGCGAGCAGGGCGAGGAACGGGCCTAGGGTCACGAGCGGGCCCCACACCACCTGAACGATCGTGATGAGCAGGTTGATGAACTGGATCACGGCCGCGATGGGGGTGATGACGTCGGTGACGTCGTGGTTCGCGATGGCCATGACGACGCCGAGGGCGACGAGTGCGCCTATGCCCATCCCGGTGCCCACGGCGACGCCCTTGGCCGCGTCGAGCGGGGAGTGGAGCAGGTCCATGCGGCGGCGGTGGCGGGCGTCGCGGAAGCGCTGCGCGCGCTCCTCCCACTCCATGGCCGCGTCCATGTTCCCCGCGGCTTCCGCCGCCCGCATGAACCGCTCGTAGCGGGCCGCGGTCTTCCCGTCCCACGTGCGACGGGCCACGATCCGCGCCCCACCGGCGACGTAGAGGGTGTGGCGGACGGCGGCACGGCCGGCGGCGCGGGTGTGCTCGTGCGTGACGGCCGTCTTGACGGCGCGCCCGGAGCGTACCCACAGCGGGACCGGTGCTGGCGGTGCCGGGTCGGGCACCACGGTCAGCGTGGTCACGGCCGGGGGGTCGGTGTTCTTGTGCAGGTGAACGACGTTCTCGGACATGCGGAAGTCTCCTCAACACCCCACAGCGGGGCAGGAAGGGCGTGCGGGAAGGGGTGAGGGGCCGGGACGGCGGGCCGTCCCGGCGGGTGGTTCAGGCGGGGCGGGCGGGTGTCACCACCAGCCGGACGACTTCTTCGCGGCCTTGGCGGCGGCGGCCTCGCGCACGATGCGCGCCCGCTCCATGTGCAGCGCGGTCAGCTCAGCGGTCAGGCGGGTCTCGACCGAGCTGGAGAGGTTGTCCAGCCGGTTCTCCTGCCGGGAGGCGCTCTTGCCGCGCAGGACGCGGTAGGAACCACCGGCCAGCGCGCCGATCACGGCGCGCCGCTCGGCACTGGTCAGCGGCCACATCTCGCCCCGCCGGACCGCCTCCAGCTTTCGGGTCGTCTTGCTGATCTCGCGGTCGATGCTGCGGGTGTCGGGCTTGCCCATGTCAGGCACTCCTCAAAGCGTCGGCGGGTTCGGGGTAGGCGCAGGGCACGCACATGCCGAGCGACGGCGGGATCACGTATCCCGCGTCCGTGCGGCAGCGCGGGCAGGTGCGGCGGGCCGTGTTGGCCTTGGCCAGCGCCGCCCACTTCGCCGGCGTCATCGGCCGCACCGGTTTGGCGTGCTCGACGCGGTAGAGGTAGGCGACCAACGGGCCGCGGCGCCGGCGCGGCCGTTCCAGCTGAGCGGCGACGCCCTGACCGCCGGGCCGCAGGTCGCGGGCCCGGAGCTGGCGGCGGGTGGCGTAGCCGTCCGGGGCCAGGTGCCACCGGTAGACCGGCAGCGCGCCCATCAGGCGACGCGCTTCCATGCCGCCCGCAGCCGCACCTCGGACGCGGAGTGGCCGGCCGCCCGGAAGCGCACGGCCATCTCGCGATACGACAGGGCCGGGGTCTGGCTGTGGCGGATCGTGTCGACCAGGGCGTCAAGCTCAGCGTCCGTGAGCGCGGGAGCGGACTCCAACGCCAGCGTCGCCAGCGGCTCGACCGGACCCCAGACCGGCAGTTCCCAGCGGGGTGTGACGCCGGGCGTGACGCCGGGCGTGACGGTGCTCGTCACGCAGGTCAGGGCCCGTCCGGTGGCCTCGCCCTGCCGTGCCGTCTCCAGCGTCGACCACGCCCCCGCGAGGGTGGCAGCGGTCTTCGCCTGCACCCTCGCGACGCGCGCGCCGGCCGCCGTCACGGCCGTCAGCCGTGTCTCCTCGGTGGACGCGTCGGCCCTCAGCCGGGCCCGCGCCACGGCCGCCTCATCCCGCGCTTCCTGCTGAATGCCCCGGATGGCACCGAGCGCGGCCGGGGTGAGCGCGGTGCGCTCCCACATGCCGTGAACCAGCCACAAGGCCTTGGCCGCGACGGGAAGCCAGGCGACGGCCAGCCAGGCCCCGGTGGACTGTTCGGCGGTGAGGGCGTGGGCGACCAGGACGCCTGTGGCGAGCAGGCCGAAGCACCAGCCGACCGCCGTCACCGCGTGACTGTGGTCGCCCTGCGCCGCGAGACGGCGTTCGTAGGCGAGGGTGGCCAGCCATCCCCCGTCGATGCCCAGACCGACGACCAGAGCGACCGGCCACGGCATCGCCGTGCCCAGCCACATCACCACCACGGCGAGGGTGAGGACCATAGACACGGCCGTCATCGCGACGGCCGGCCGTGCGGTCTTGGCGTTCACGCCGCACCCCCGGTCGTGAGCAGGGCGGCGAGGAGCAGCAGCGCGCCGCCTGCACAGGTCAGGTCGACCGCGCGGCGCAGGCACGTGAACTTCGCGACCGCCAGACGAGACAGCCCGGCCACGTCGGCGGCGAGGTCCCGGCCGCTCATGCTGGTCGTGATCTCCTCGGCGGTGAGGGTGGCCCACAGCGGGAAGCCGTGCCGGCCGTTCAGGTTCGGACGCACCGACCGCAGCAGCAGCCCGGCCGCACCGACCAGCACCGCCATCCCCAGACCGCCCACCACACAAGCGGCCACGTTCAGCGGCAGGCCCCGGGTGACCGTCCACGTCCCGGCCAGGACCGCGCCGACGAACGCCAGCAACAGCCCGGTCTTGCTGTCCGTCCGCGTGATCTCCGCCTTCACCTCGGCGAGTGCGACCGTCAGGCTCTCAGTCGAGGTGTTCATGCCGCACCGCCCGACAGCACCACGCCGGCCGTGCGGTTGACCAGGTCCCGCCGCGCCGCCAGCACCCGGCTACGGGCGCGGCGGATGCGGCGGGCGTCGACCTCGTTCGCGGGACGGTCGAGGGTCATGATCTGGGCGTCGAGCAGGTCGACCTCCGCCAGGATCAGCGGGGACTCCAGCTCGATCGCGTCCAGCTCCGCGAGCGTCGGCTCACGGTCGAAGACGTTGGTGGTAACAACCACCTGAGCAGCACCGATGTGCTTCATGGGTCTTGGTTCCTCTCACACAGGAACGGCCCGAACAGCGGCCCCGGTGTTCGAGCACCGGGGCCGCGCGCCGTTGAAGTCGGTAGATCCGGCTCCCCTCAGCGCTGCACGTACGAGACGTGCAGCGGAGGCAACCGGCCACAGCGAAGCGCTGCGGAGGCTGGTCATGCAGTCGCGTGCGGGCGAGCCCGCACGCATCCGTCCTCTTGTTGGCAGGGGAGGGACGGCCTCCCAGGCACGCTGTTGAGTTCTCAAGCTGCTGTCGCTTCCTTCGAGCCCGTTTCACGGAGCCCTCCGGGCGTTGGCGCACCCCTCGGTTCACATCCGCTTTGCACACAGATCTGCCGAGGTTCAGCGACCGCCGTTCCCCGAAGTGACCGGCGGGCACATCCCTAAGGTTCCCTAGGGTTCCCTGCGGTGTCAAGCGGTAGGCTAGGGAACCTCAGGGAAGTGACGACAGGGAGTAGGGACATGGCAGGCCAGGCCGACAATCGGGCCCCATACGCGAAGATTGCCGCCCACTACACAGAGCTGATTACGTCCGGTCAGCTACAGCCGGGGTCACTCTTGCCGAGCATCAAGAACCTCGCGGAAGAGTGGAAGGTGAGCACCGCGACGGCGGAAAAGGCCCTGCGTAAGCTGCGCAACGAGGGTCTCGTCCGAGGGATTCACGGCATCGGGACGGAGGTTCTGGACCAGCCGGCTCCGATGTCCTCGCGGGCGCAGCGCCAGGACCGAGGTCGCCGCACCGGGTCCAGTTGGGGGGCAGGCGAACGGTCCGACTCGCATCAAGCCGGTGTGGTGCCCGCGCCCGCCGAAGTGGCCCAGGCGCTGGACCTCAAGCCCGGCTCCGATGTGATCCGCCGAAGCCGGGTCTACCGAGACCGGCACGGCATCGTGGCCCACAGCACGTCATGGATTCCCGCCCGGTACGGGAAGCTGATCCCCCAACTGGCAGCGAGCGAGCGCCTGACAGGAGGAACGTCGCTTCAGCTCATTGCCCAGGCGACAGGCCACCCGATCAGTCACCGCATCGACAGCGCCTCTGCTCGCGTGATCACCCCTGAGTACGCACGGCTGTTGGAGCTGGATCCCGAAGACTCGCTGGCGGAACCGGTAGTCGTGATGACGGCAAGGTTCGTCGACAGTGAGGGCAACGTCGTCGAATACGGCGTGGACCTTGGGGGCCCTGGCCGTACATGGCGCACAGAATCGGAGGTGTCTCCTTGACGGCCGTTGATGAAACGCGCGCGCCTGCGCTTGAAGCCGGCCCGCGGGCGTCCCATGCGGTCTGTAGAGCTGGCACAATCACGCTCGAAGCCGAAGCGGAGATGGCCGCCATCTCCCAGACGATGGCGGGACCGATGTCACTGCGCCCACCGTTCTGCGTCCTGATGGCCGGGCTCCCCGGCTCTGGCAAGACCACGCTGTCACGTGCCCTCACAGATCGTGGGTTCGTGCGGATGTGCCCGGACGAAGAGATGTATCGCCGGCACGGCGTATATGGAGTGGACTTCCCCCGAGGCACCTTCCCAACCCTTGAGCGGCCGGTCCTCGATGACGTGGCGGATGAACTAAGGGAGCAACTCAAGGCTGGTCATGATGTTGTGGTCGATCACGGCTTTTGGACGCCCGAGGATCGGGCTAGGTGGCGAGCAATCGCCACCGACGTCGGAGCCACCCCCGTGCTCGTATATCTCGAAGCAAGCCACGAAGAGCTTTGGGCGCGGATCAGCAAGCGCAACATATTTCACGCCGACGATCCCAACTCGATTTACTTCTCTGAGAACGACCTACAGCGGTATCGCGCTCGATTCATCCCCCCTCAGTCAGAGGAGCGCCACCTGTTGTACGAGGGAAGCCCTGCGGGTGTGTTCGCTTTCTTGGACTCCGCTCGCTCCTAGCGATCACTCAGCTCGACCGAAAAGTTTTTTTGATCGCCCAACACGAAGCCTCAGAAGGTGGAAAGACTTGAAGAGAGAAATCATACACAATACCGTGCCTGGAGTAGAAAATGCGGCTGGGCCAGGCTGCATCTGCCCTAAAGCGCCCTGTGGTGGATCAATTAACGACGATGAAATCACTCCGACATGCCCATATCATTGCCTTGATCCGGTACGAGCGATGCATTTTGCCAGTAATTGCCCCGGCCTGCCAGTTCGAGACATCTGAGAGGCTGATTTCTCCTCGAACGTAAAGGCCCAGAGCTCCTCAACCGTGACCGGATTCCGCACAGTGAATGGCTGAAACCACCTCGAAGCGAGCGGGTCGGCTGTGTAATGATCCAGTGGTTAAGCACAGGAACCACGATGCATTGATTCTTGGGGGCTTCAGTGAAGAAGCAGGCAAAAGCGAGGCTTGTCGGGTTTTCAGTCGGATTGTCCGCATTTGCGGCAGCTATCCTGGCTGCGACTCCTGCGGCGGCGACCACCCTTCACCCCGTGGGGTGGTACATAAATAAATCCGCGTCTTACTGTGGTTCGTTGCCGACCCGAACGGCTGTGCAGCAGATGCAGAAGCTGCAATGCGATTCCGCGTACCTGCACAGTGTGGCGGAGATGACCAGTCTCCGGACAAGTCGCCTGTATACTGAAACGGAGCTTATGCGCATGGCGGGAAGCAAGTACTGGCCCGGTGTCTGAGGTCCGTCGTGCCCAGTGAAATCACTGAGACGGCATTTCACATTTTGGCGATAGGGGAGTCGTCAGTGCAGGCCTATTGCTAGGCGGTCAAGGCGAAACCGGCACTATGTGCAATTTCTGACCAACTCTCCGCGATGCTCGGCACCGTCCTAATCGAGACGATCTGGGGATTGATGTGGAGTAGGTTAGCCGCTTTCCCTGGCGACACTAGTTGAAGGGCGTGGCAAACCCACGGCGGTAGGGCCTGACCGTCTTCCCCCAGGTGTTCCCCGGTATCGCAGCACATGGAGGGAACCGCAGGTCGCGGGGTGTGAACTGGGCCCGCTGTAAATCTGCCGGCTCAGCCTTCCCAGGTTCGAATCCTGGCGCCGCCACGCTGAGAGAGGTAACCCCTCCGAACTGCGGA contains these protein-coding regions:
- a CDS encoding AAA family ATPase; this translates as MTAVDETRAPALEAGPRASHAVCRAGTITLEAEAEMAAISQTMAGPMSLRPPFCVLMAGLPGSGKTTLSRALTDRGFVRMCPDEEMYRRHGVYGVDFPRGTFPTLERPVLDDVADELREQLKAGHDVVVDHGFWTPEDRARWRAIATDVGATPVLVYLEASHEELWARISKRNIFHADDPNSIYFSENDLQRYRARFIPPQSEERHLLYEGSPAGVFAFLDSARS
- a CDS encoding protein spdB, producing MNAKTARPAVAMTAVSMVLTLAVVVMWLGTAMPWPVALVVGLGIDGGWLATLAYERRLAAQGDHSHAVTAVGWCFGLLATGVLVAHALTAEQSTGAWLAVAWLPVAAKALWLVHGMWERTALTPAALGAIRGIQQEARDEAAVARARLRADASTEETRLTAVTAAGARVARVQAKTAATLAGAWSTLETARQGEATGRALTCVTSTVTPGVTPGVTPRWELPVWGPVEPLATLALESAPALTDAELDALVDTIRHSQTPALSYREMAVRFRAAGHSASEVRLRAAWKRVA
- a CDS encoding Pycsar system effector family protein yields the protein MNTSTESLTVALAEVKAEITRTDSKTGLLLAFVGAVLAGTWTVTRGLPLNVAACVVGGLGMAVLVGAAGLLLRSVRPNLNGRHGFPLWATLTAEEITTSMSGRDLAADVAGLSRLAVAKFTCLRRAVDLTCAGGALLLLAALLTTGGAA
- a CDS encoding DUF6284 family protein, with the translated sequence MKHIGAAQVVVTTNVFDREPTLAELDAIELESPLILAEVDLLDAQIMTLDRPANEVDARRIRRARSRVLAARRDLVNRTAGVVLSGGAA
- a CDS encoding GntR family transcriptional regulator, encoding MAGQADNRAPYAKIAAHYTELITSGQLQPGSLLPSIKNLAEEWKVSTATAEKALRKLRNEGLVRGIHGIGTEVLDQPAPMSSRAQRQDRGRRTGSSWGAGERSDSHQAGVVPAPAEVAQALDLKPGSDVIRRSRVYRDRHGIVAHSTSWIPARYGKLIPQLAASERLTGGTSLQLIAQATGHPISHRIDSASARVITPEYARLLELDPEDSLAEPVVVMTARFVDSEGNVVEYGVDLGGPGRTWRTESEVSP
- a CDS encoding RRQRL motif-containing zinc-binding protein, whose protein sequence is MGALPVYRWHLAPDGYATRRQLRARDLRPGGQGVAAQLERPRRRRGPLVAYLYRVEHAKPVRPMTPAKWAALAKANTARRTCPRCRTDAGYVIPPSLGMCVPCAYPEPADALRSA